In Odontesthes bonariensis isolate fOdoBon6 chromosome 22, fOdoBon6.hap1, whole genome shotgun sequence, one genomic interval encodes:
- the man2a1 gene encoding alpha-mannosidase 2 isoform X2, with protein sequence MKRGRVLAVLVGGVFCFALMSLYRMLDLMQGAEPRGRGDTPFGQVDEDLSRLQEKIDRLELILKNNNRLVAELRDALFQHKSLETGGGGANDTSDSAHRRAEAAPGCRLAEEMKDGADGVQLLDVYDLLRFDNPDGGAWKQGFEISYHGDEWAEQPLELFLVPHSHNDPGWLKTFDRYYQDQTRHILDNMLVKLGEDSRRKMIWAEISFFSKWWNDIDEQKRAMVKRLLEAGQLELVTGGWVMADEANSHYFAMLDQLMEGHQWMQTHLGVTPSSGWAVDPFGHSPSMTYLLKGAGLSNMVIQRVHYAVKKHFAQQQTLEFQWRQSWDSSSRSDITCHMMPFYSYDVPHTCGPNPAVCCQFDFHRLPGRRVFCPWRIPPQPITEQNVQERALLLLDQYRQKSRLFRSPVLLVPLGDDFRFVESSEWDAQFSNYQKLFDYFDQHPELHIKARFGTLSDYFGALHRRLSTSETTLPTLRGDFFTYADRDDHYWSGYFTSRPFYKRLDRTLESTLRAAEILFSLTLAEMRRFHGDGGLAAGFPAREHFQRLTTGRRSLALFQHHDAVTGTARDPVVVDYGTRMFHAILNLRQVLQSSAHWLTLLDKSQYHHDQSKPFFQMDEVISAQDALPQKTPLTLSDDPRSLVVFNPTEQLRSAVLSVVVDSPDAHVVDAETGRPMAAQISAVWAEPNRVSTEAFQLSFVAELPPLALAVYHVTKAPAGSTPRARYIVHRQGNPPSVRSEHFQVSRLEGSEVDAPLSLSNQHLQIWSSQDTGLLQKLRLRSGLVRQVQVQFLWYGTRTEGFRDKSGAYLFLPGAEGAQLYSSSEPPLVRVTRGPIFSDITSCFRHVTHTVRLFHLEGHAGKSLQMSNMVDIRSEANRELVMRLVSSVASGNRFYSDLNGFQMQQRRTLEKLPLQANFYPMTSSAFLQDAAARLTLLTGQSQGVASLRPGELEVVLGRSYANVSISFDLYLCR encoded by the exons ATGAAGAGGGGGCGGGTGCTGGCGGTGCTGGTGGGCGGAGTCTTCTGCTTCGCCCTGATGTCACTCTACCGCATGCTGGATCTGATGCAGGGGGCGGAGCCTCGGGGCCGCGGGGACACGCCTTTTGGACAGGTGGACGAA GATTTGTCCCGCCTCCAGGAGAAGATTGACAGGTTGGAGCTCATCCTCAAAAACAACAACCGCCTGGTGGCAGAGCTGCGCGATGCCCTGTTTCAGCACAAATCACTGGAAacaggagggggcggggccaATGACACCTCAGACTCCGCCCACCGCAGAGCGGAGGCGGCTCCTGGCTGCCGATTGGCTGAAGAGATGAAGGACGGCGCTGACGGAGTGCAG CTGCTGGATGTTTACGACCTGCTGCGCTTCGATAACCCTGACGGCGGCGCGTGGAAGCAGGGCTTTGAGAtcagttaccatggcgacgagTGGGCGGAGCAGCCACTGGAGCTCTTCCTGGTTCCACACTCGCACAACGACCCCG gctggctgaagaCGTTTGACAGGTACTACCAGGACCAGACACGACACATCCTGGACAACATGCTGGTGAAGCTGGGCGAGGACAGCAG GAGGAAGATGATTTGGGCTGAAATcagctttttctccaaatgGTGGAACGACATCGACGAGCAGAAGAGAGCAATGGTCAAACG cctGTTGGAGGCGGGGCAGCTGGAGTTGGTGACGGGCGGCTGGGTGATGGCGGACGAGGCTAACTCGCATTACTTCGCTATGCTGGACCAGCTGATGGAGGGCCACCAGTGGATGCAGACCCACCTGG GCGTGACCCCGAGTAGCGGCTGGGCCGTGGACCCATTCGGCCACTCCCCCTCCATGACCTACCTGCtgaagggggcggggcttagcaacATGGTCATCCAGAGGGTTCACTACGCTGTGAAGAAGCACTTCGCCCAGCAACAGACGCTGGAGTTTCAGTGGCGACAGAGCTGGG ACTCCTCCTCCCGCAGCGACATCACGTGTCACATGATGCCGTTCTACAGCTACGATGTGCCGCACACGTGCGGCCCGAACCCGGCCGTCTGCTGTCAGTTCGACTTTCACCGGCTGCCGGGGAGGCGTGTCTTCTGTCCATGGAGGATCCCACcgcagccaatcacagagcaGAACGTCCAGGAGAG agctctgctgctgtTGGATCAGTACCGGCAGAAGTCCCGCCTCTTCCGCTCTCCGGTTCTCCTCGTTCCCCTTGGCGACGACTTTCGCTTCGTGGAGTCCAGCGAGTGGGACGCTCAGTTCAGCAACTACCAGAAGCTGTTCGACTACTTCGACCAGCACCCGGAGCTCCACATCAAG GCGCGTTTCGGGACCCTGTCCGATTACTTCGGCGCTCTTCATCGGCGGCTCAGCACGTCGGAAACTACGCTGCCGACGCTGCGTGGAGACTTCTTCACGTACGCCGACCGAGACGATCACTACTGGAGTGGATACTTCACGTCCCGACCGTTCTACAAGCGGCTCGACAGGACGCTGGAGTCCACGCTCAG GGCGGCTGAAATCCTGTTCAGCCTCACTCTAGCTGAAATGCGTCGTTTCCATGGTGACGGTGGCCTGGCTGCAGGTTTTCCGGCGCGGGAACACTTCCAGCGTCTGACGACGGGGAGGCGGAGCTTAGCCCTGTTTCAGCACCACGACGCCGTGACCGGCACCGCCCGCGATCCGGTGGTGGTTGACTACGGCACCAG GATGTTTCACGCCATCCTGAACCTGCGCCAGGTGCTGCAGAGCTCCGCCCACTGGCTCACCCTGCTGGATAAGAGCCAGTACCACCACGACCAATCAAAACCCTTCTTTCAAATG GACGAGGTGATCTCGGCGCAGGACGCTCTGCCTCAGAAAACGCCGCTGACGCTCAGTGATGACCCGAG GTCGCTGGTGGTCTTTAACCCCACGGAGCAGCTGCGTTCTGCTGTGCTCAGCGTCGTCGTCGACTCGCCGGACGCTCACGTTGTCGATGCAGAAACGGGTCGGCCAATGGCTGCTCAGATCTCTGCGGTGTGGGCGGAGCCGAACAGAGTGTCCACAGAGGCCTTCCAG CTCTCCTTTGTCGCTGAGCTTCCTCCTCTGGCGCTTGCCGTGTATCACGTGACCAAGGCCCCGGCCGGCTCCACCCCCCGGGCCCGCTACATCGTCCATCGCCAGGGAAACCCGCCATCGGTGCGCTCCGAACACTTCCAGGTGTCCCGCCTGGAGGGGTCGGAGGTCGACGCCCCACTGTCGCTTAGCAACCAGCACCTCCAGATATGGAGCTCACAGGACACGGGGCTGCTGCAG AAGCTCCGCCTCCGGTCCGGTCTGGTCCGgcaggtccaggtccagttcCTGTGGTACGGAACCAGAACCGAAGGATTCCGGGACAAGAGTGGCGCTTACCTGTTCCTGCCGGGGGCCGAGGGGGCGCAG CTCTACTCGTCCTCTGAGCCCCCCCTGGTCCGGGTCACCAGAGGGCCGATCTTctctgacatcacttcctgtttccggCACGTCACGCACACCGTGCGGCTCTTCCACCTGGAGG GGCATGCTGGGAAGTCCCTTCAGATGTCCAACATGGTGGACATCAGGTCGGAGGCCAACCGCGAGCTCGTCATGAGACTCGTCAGCAGCGTCGCCAGCGGCAACCGTTTCTACAGCGACCTCAACGGCTTCCAG ATGCAGCAGCGCCGCACTCTGGAGAAACTGCCCCTGCAGGCCAACTTTTACCCCATGACCTCATCAGCGTTCCTGCAGGACGCCGCGGCCCGCCTGACGCTGCTGACGGGCCAGAGTCAGGGCGTCGCATCCCTGCGTCCAG GTGAGCTGGAGGTGGTGCTGGGCAGGAGCTATGCTAACGTTAGCATTAGCTTTGATCTCTACCTGTGCAGGTGA
- the man2a1 gene encoding alpha-mannosidase 2 isoform X1 has translation MKRGRVLAVLVGGVFCFALMSLYRMLDLMQGAEPRGRGDTPFGQVDEDLSRLQEKIDRLELILKNNNRLVAELRDALFQHKSLETGGGGANDTSDSAHRRAEAAPGCRLAEEMKDGADGVQLLDVYDLLRFDNPDGGAWKQGFEISYHGDEWAEQPLELFLVPHSHNDPGWLKTFDRYYQDQTRHILDNMLVKLGEDSRRKMIWAEISFFSKWWNDIDEQKRAMVKRLLEAGQLELVTGGWVMADEANSHYFAMLDQLMEGHQWMQTHLGVTPSSGWAVDPFGHSPSMTYLLKGAGLSNMVIQRVHYAVKKHFAQQQTLEFQWRQSWDSSSRSDITCHMMPFYSYDVPHTCGPNPAVCCQFDFHRLPGRRVFCPWRIPPQPITEQNVQERALLLLDQYRQKSRLFRSPVLLVPLGDDFRFVESSEWDAQFSNYQKLFDYFDQHPELHIKARFGTLSDYFGALHRRLSTSETTLPTLRGDFFTYADRDDHYWSGYFTSRPFYKRLDRTLESTLRAAEILFSLTLAEMRRFHGDGGLAAGFPAREHFQRLTTGRRSLALFQHHDAVTGTARDPVVVDYGTRMFHAILNLRQVLQSSAHWLTLLDKSQYHHDQSKPFFQMDEVISAQDALPQKTPLTLSDDPRSLVVFNPTEQLRSAVLSVVVDSPDAHVVDAETGRPMAAQISAVWAEPNRVSTEAFQLSFVAELPPLALAVYHVTKAPAGSTPRARYIVHRQGNPPSVRSEHFQVSRLEGSEVDAPLSLSNQHLQIWSSQDTGLLQKLRLRSGLVRQVQVQFLWYGTRTEGFRDKSGAYLFLPGAEGAQLYSSSEPPLVRVTRGPIFSDITSCFRHVTHTVRLFHLEGHAGKSLQMSNMVDIRSEANRELVMRLVSSVASGNRFYSDLNGFQMQQRRTLEKLPLQANFYPMTSSAFLQDAAARLTLLTGQSQGVASLRPGELEVVLDRKLQQDDNRGLGQGVTDNKLTASVYQLLLEDRGGGASEVGGASVEHLSLLAHLASLSLCHPPITMVAPSDSQLPKLGRFLPLSVSLPCDLHLLNLRTLEDPQEAQSPSQEVALLLHRKGFDCSSTPEPLPQCTWSVHEEVNLDDLFSPLRFRSVQRSGFTLLREHDEPASQQQSPRIARLRPMEISAFRVQLD, from the exons ATGAAGAGGGGGCGGGTGCTGGCGGTGCTGGTGGGCGGAGTCTTCTGCTTCGCCCTGATGTCACTCTACCGCATGCTGGATCTGATGCAGGGGGCGGAGCCTCGGGGCCGCGGGGACACGCCTTTTGGACAGGTGGACGAA GATTTGTCCCGCCTCCAGGAGAAGATTGACAGGTTGGAGCTCATCCTCAAAAACAACAACCGCCTGGTGGCAGAGCTGCGCGATGCCCTGTTTCAGCACAAATCACTGGAAacaggagggggcggggccaATGACACCTCAGACTCCGCCCACCGCAGAGCGGAGGCGGCTCCTGGCTGCCGATTGGCTGAAGAGATGAAGGACGGCGCTGACGGAGTGCAG CTGCTGGATGTTTACGACCTGCTGCGCTTCGATAACCCTGACGGCGGCGCGTGGAAGCAGGGCTTTGAGAtcagttaccatggcgacgagTGGGCGGAGCAGCCACTGGAGCTCTTCCTGGTTCCACACTCGCACAACGACCCCG gctggctgaagaCGTTTGACAGGTACTACCAGGACCAGACACGACACATCCTGGACAACATGCTGGTGAAGCTGGGCGAGGACAGCAG GAGGAAGATGATTTGGGCTGAAATcagctttttctccaaatgGTGGAACGACATCGACGAGCAGAAGAGAGCAATGGTCAAACG cctGTTGGAGGCGGGGCAGCTGGAGTTGGTGACGGGCGGCTGGGTGATGGCGGACGAGGCTAACTCGCATTACTTCGCTATGCTGGACCAGCTGATGGAGGGCCACCAGTGGATGCAGACCCACCTGG GCGTGACCCCGAGTAGCGGCTGGGCCGTGGACCCATTCGGCCACTCCCCCTCCATGACCTACCTGCtgaagggggcggggcttagcaacATGGTCATCCAGAGGGTTCACTACGCTGTGAAGAAGCACTTCGCCCAGCAACAGACGCTGGAGTTTCAGTGGCGACAGAGCTGGG ACTCCTCCTCCCGCAGCGACATCACGTGTCACATGATGCCGTTCTACAGCTACGATGTGCCGCACACGTGCGGCCCGAACCCGGCCGTCTGCTGTCAGTTCGACTTTCACCGGCTGCCGGGGAGGCGTGTCTTCTGTCCATGGAGGATCCCACcgcagccaatcacagagcaGAACGTCCAGGAGAG agctctgctgctgtTGGATCAGTACCGGCAGAAGTCCCGCCTCTTCCGCTCTCCGGTTCTCCTCGTTCCCCTTGGCGACGACTTTCGCTTCGTGGAGTCCAGCGAGTGGGACGCTCAGTTCAGCAACTACCAGAAGCTGTTCGACTACTTCGACCAGCACCCGGAGCTCCACATCAAG GCGCGTTTCGGGACCCTGTCCGATTACTTCGGCGCTCTTCATCGGCGGCTCAGCACGTCGGAAACTACGCTGCCGACGCTGCGTGGAGACTTCTTCACGTACGCCGACCGAGACGATCACTACTGGAGTGGATACTTCACGTCCCGACCGTTCTACAAGCGGCTCGACAGGACGCTGGAGTCCACGCTCAG GGCGGCTGAAATCCTGTTCAGCCTCACTCTAGCTGAAATGCGTCGTTTCCATGGTGACGGTGGCCTGGCTGCAGGTTTTCCGGCGCGGGAACACTTCCAGCGTCTGACGACGGGGAGGCGGAGCTTAGCCCTGTTTCAGCACCACGACGCCGTGACCGGCACCGCCCGCGATCCGGTGGTGGTTGACTACGGCACCAG GATGTTTCACGCCATCCTGAACCTGCGCCAGGTGCTGCAGAGCTCCGCCCACTGGCTCACCCTGCTGGATAAGAGCCAGTACCACCACGACCAATCAAAACCCTTCTTTCAAATG GACGAGGTGATCTCGGCGCAGGACGCTCTGCCTCAGAAAACGCCGCTGACGCTCAGTGATGACCCGAG GTCGCTGGTGGTCTTTAACCCCACGGAGCAGCTGCGTTCTGCTGTGCTCAGCGTCGTCGTCGACTCGCCGGACGCTCACGTTGTCGATGCAGAAACGGGTCGGCCAATGGCTGCTCAGATCTCTGCGGTGTGGGCGGAGCCGAACAGAGTGTCCACAGAGGCCTTCCAG CTCTCCTTTGTCGCTGAGCTTCCTCCTCTGGCGCTTGCCGTGTATCACGTGACCAAGGCCCCGGCCGGCTCCACCCCCCGGGCCCGCTACATCGTCCATCGCCAGGGAAACCCGCCATCGGTGCGCTCCGAACACTTCCAGGTGTCCCGCCTGGAGGGGTCGGAGGTCGACGCCCCACTGTCGCTTAGCAACCAGCACCTCCAGATATGGAGCTCACAGGACACGGGGCTGCTGCAG AAGCTCCGCCTCCGGTCCGGTCTGGTCCGgcaggtccaggtccagttcCTGTGGTACGGAACCAGAACCGAAGGATTCCGGGACAAGAGTGGCGCTTACCTGTTCCTGCCGGGGGCCGAGGGGGCGCAG CTCTACTCGTCCTCTGAGCCCCCCCTGGTCCGGGTCACCAGAGGGCCGATCTTctctgacatcacttcctgtttccggCACGTCACGCACACCGTGCGGCTCTTCCACCTGGAGG GGCATGCTGGGAAGTCCCTTCAGATGTCCAACATGGTGGACATCAGGTCGGAGGCCAACCGCGAGCTCGTCATGAGACTCGTCAGCAGCGTCGCCAGCGGCAACCGTTTCTACAGCGACCTCAACGGCTTCCAG ATGCAGCAGCGCCGCACTCTGGAGAAACTGCCCCTGCAGGCCAACTTTTACCCCATGACCTCATCAGCGTTCCTGCAGGACGCCGCGGCCCGCCTGACGCTGCTGACGGGCCAGAGTCAGGGCGTCGCATCCCTGCGTCCAG GTGAGCTGGAGGTGGTGCTGGACCGGAAGCTGCAGCAGGACGATAACCGCGGCCTGGGTCAGGGCGTCACCGACAACAAACTGACAGCGAGCgtctaccagctgctgctggaggacagagggggcggggcttcg GAAGTGGGAGGAGCCTCGGTTGAACACCTGTCTCTGCTCGCCCACCTGGCCTCGCTGTCCCTCTGCCACCCGCCCATCACCATGGTTGCCCCGAGCGACAGCCAGCTGCCAAAGCTCGGCCGCTTCCTGCCGCTCAGCGTTTCGCTGccgtgtgacctccacctgctgaACCTGAGGACGCTGGAGGACCCGCAG GAAGCTCAGAGCCCgtcacaggaagtggctctgcTCCTCCACAGGAAGGGCTTCGACTGCAGCTCCACCCCTGAGCCGCTGCCACAGTGCACGTGGAGTGTGCACGAGGAG GTAAACTTGGACGATCTCTTCTCTCCTCTTCGGTTCCGGTCGGTGCAGCGGTCGGGTTTCACTTTGCTGCGTGAGCACGACGAGCCGGCGTCCCAGCAGCAGTCGCCGCGCATCGCTCGCCTCCGGCCGATGGAAATCAGCGCTTTCCGAGTGCAGCTGgactga